CCGCCGCCCCCGGCCGCTACCCCGGCATCGTCTTCTACTCCGAGATCTTCCAGATCACCGCGCCCATCCGCCGCACCGCCGCCATGCTCGCCGGCCACGGCTACATCGTCGCCATGCCCGAGATCTACCACGAGTTCGAATCCGCCGGAACCGTCTTCGCCTACGACCAAACCGGCTCCGACCGCGGCAACGTCCTCAAGACCACCAAAGAACTCTCCAGCTACGACGCCGACGCCCGCGCCGCTCTCGACCACCTCAAATCCCGCCCCGACTGCACCGGCCATCTCGGAGCCATGGGCATCTGCATCGGCGGCCACCTAGCCTTCCGCGCCGCCATGAACCCCGACGTCCTCGCCACCGCCTGCTTCTACGCCACCGACATCCACAAAGGCTCCCTCGGCAAAGGCGGCGACGACTCCCTCCAACGCGCCGCCGACATCAAAGGCGAACTCCTCCTAATCTGGGGCCGCCAAGACCCGCACATCCCCCTCGAAGGCCGCATGACCGTCCTCGCCCGTCTCAACGAACTCGAAAAGAAATTCAGCTGGCACGAGGTCAACGGAGCCCACGCCTTCATGCGCGACGAAGGCATCCGCTACGACCCCGAACTCGCCCATACCCTCTACGGCCTGGTCTTTAATCTCTTCCATCGCAAACTAGGCGAAGGCGACCAGACCACCCAAACCACCGCCTCCACCGAGACCCGCCACTAAAATCGGCTCGCCCCGGACCGGCAGCCCACGCACAACGTTCCGGCCTGAATCTTTGCTCACACTTCAGTTGACTCGCACAAGTATTTGCGAGACTATCGTTGCGCGTTCCTCCCCTGGGCCTTTATTTCTCTGTAGCATTTCTCCCTCCTCCTCTGATCGCGCCCATGGAGCGTCTATGAACCCGCACCTATCATTACCCCTCCTTCTCGTCATCCTTCTTCCTCTACCCGCAATGGCCCAGACGTCTGCGGCCGCGTCGAATCATCCTGCCCACCCTGTCCCAGCGACAGACTACGGAAAATTACCGTTAAGTTTCGAAGCCAATCAGGGCCAGACCGATTCCCAGGTCAGGTTTCTCTCGCGCGGCCATGGTTATTCGCTCTTCCTCACCGACTCCGCAGCGGTCCTCACGCTCGCCAGGCCCGAACCGCCAGCAGCCTCCGACTACTCGTCTCCACCGCAAAAGAATCACGCCGCCAGATCCATAAACACCGACGCAGTGTGCATGGAACTGGTCGGAGCATCGCACCCCCAACGAGTCACCGGCGCCGAGCAACTGTCAGGGACGGCCAACTACTTCATCGGACGCGACTCCACTAAGTGGCATACCAACATCCCAACCTACGCCCGGGTCAGTTACACAGGCGTCTACCCCGGAGTCGACCTGGTCTACTACGGCAACCAGCAGCATCTCGAGTACGACTTCATCCTGGCTCCCGGAGCCGACCCCAAACCACTGCGCCTCCACTTCACCGGCGCGCAAAGGCTCACGCTCGACCCCAGCGGCAACCTCACCGTCCGCGCAAAAAATGGCGAGATAGCCTTCCAGAAGCCACTCGTCTACCAGGAAAAAAACGGCCGCCGCCAAACCATCGATGGCAAATTCAAACTACTGGCTGACAACTCCATCACCTTCACCCTGGGCGCCTACGATCACCACCAAACCCTGGTCATCGACCCCACCCTCGCCTACTCCACCTATCTGGGAGGAGTGACTCCTTACTACACCTCACCGTCCTCCATGGCCGTCGATCCACAGGGCAATGCCTACGTCGTCGGATACACCGAATCCGATACCTTCCCTTCCACCCCCGGAGCCTTTGCAGGACCATCGACGTCTATCGAAAGAGGTTTCGTCACAAAGCTCAATCCGACGGGCACAGCACTTGTCTACTCTGCGATCTTTGGCGACTCAACTCCCTCACACATTGCAGTAGACAGCTCCGGAAACGCCTACGTCACAGGTGGCGCGTCCAGCAACTTTCCCGTAACACCAGGCTCCTTCCAGGCTCCAGGCGGTGGCCTCTTCATTGTGAAGCTCAACCCGGCTGGAACCGCGCTGCTCTATTCAGCTCGCCTGGGCGGAGATCAGGCCAACGGACCCGACGGTGTCGAAGGCATCGCAGTAGATGCAGCTGGCGATCTCTACCTTGCAGGAGATACCGGATCGACTAATTTCCCAGTAACTCCGGGAGCCTTTCAGACCCAAAACCCAGACACCGCTGGATACGATTACGGCAAGTCAATCTTCGTGTCCAAACTCAATCCAACCGGCTCCGCGCTCCTCTACTCCACCTACCTCGGTGGCAGCACGCAGGACTACGGTAACGGCATTGCGATCGATGACTCAGGCGACGCATACGTCACCGGCGTCTCTGGCTCCTCTGACTTTCCCGTGACCAGCGGAGTCTTTCAAACAACCGCCAAAACCTTCAATGGAAGCGCCTTCGTTGCCAAGCTGAATCCACAAGGCACGGGGCTGATCTATGCCACCTATCTCGGCGGAAGCGGCGGGGACTCCGGCAACGCCATCGCGATCGACTCGTCAGGCGACGCCTACGTGGCGGGATCTACAGCATCTACCGACTTCCCCGTCACCGCCGGAGCATTTCAATCGATCAAGCGCAGCACCGGCATCGAAGAGACCAACGGCTTCATCACAAAGCTCAATCCCGACGCGACCGCTCTCATCTACTCCACCTATCTCGGCGGAACCTACTCCGACTCGATACTTGGCATGGCAGTCAATCGCTTCGGAAACGCACTCGTCACCGGATACACACAGTCTCACGACTTCCCTGTTACCGAGGATGCCTTTCAAAGCTCCAACGGAGGGTCCGAACCAGCCGGTACCTCCAACGCCTTCGTCACGGAACTCGCTCCCAACGGCACAGCTCTCGACTACTCGACCTATCTCGGCGGAAACGGAGGTTATTCATTTGCATTTGGAGACTATGGAAGAGCCATCGTTCTCGACCTCGCAGGAAACGCTTACTTGACCGGAATAGCTTCTT
This Tunturibacter gelidoferens DNA region includes the following protein-coding sequences:
- a CDS encoding dienelactone hydrolase family protein, which produces MIIVNDEYVTLDTPKGPMRTHIVRPAAPGRYPGIVFYSEIFQITAPIRRTAAMLAGHGYIVAMPEIYHEFESAGTVFAYDQTGSDRGNVLKTTKELSSYDADARAALDHLKSRPDCTGHLGAMGICIGGHLAFRAAMNPDVLATACFYATDIHKGSLGKGGDDSLQRAADIKGELLLIWGRQDPHIPLEGRMTVLARLNELEKKFSWHEVNGAHAFMRDEGIRYDPELAHTLYGLVFNLFHRKLGEGDQTTQTTASTETRH
- a CDS encoding SBBP repeat-containing protein, producing the protein MNPHLSLPLLLVILLPLPAMAQTSAAASNHPAHPVPATDYGKLPLSFEANQGQTDSQVRFLSRGHGYSLFLTDSAAVLTLARPEPPAASDYSSPPQKNHAARSINTDAVCMELVGASHPQRVTGAEQLSGTANYFIGRDSTKWHTNIPTYARVSYTGVYPGVDLVYYGNQQHLEYDFILAPGADPKPLRLHFTGAQRLTLDPSGNLTVRAKNGEIAFQKPLVYQEKNGRRQTIDGKFKLLADNSITFTLGAYDHHQTLVIDPTLAYSTYLGGVTPYYTSPSSMAVDPQGNAYVVGYTESDTFPSTPGAFAGPSTSIERGFVTKLNPTGTALVYSAIFGDSTPSHIAVDSSGNAYVTGGASSNFPVTPGSFQAPGGGLFIVKLNPAGTALLYSARLGGDQANGPDGVEGIAVDAAGDLYLAGDTGSTNFPVTPGAFQTQNPDTAGYDYGKSIFVSKLNPTGSALLYSTYLGGSTQDYGNGIAIDDSGDAYVTGVSGSSDFPVTSGVFQTTAKTFNGSAFVAKLNPQGTGLIYATYLGGSGGDSGNAIAIDSSGDAYVAGSTASTDFPVTAGAFQSIKRSTGIEETNGFITKLNPDATALIYSTYLGGTYSDSILGMAVNRFGNALVTGYTQSHDFPVTEDAFQSSNGGSEPAGTSNAFVTELAPNGTALDYSTYLGGNGGYSFAFGDYGRAIVLDLAGNAYLTGIASSQNFPTTAGAFQPVDPTGSTDNANAFVSKFVFAKHSVRLETTTQLTANANPVRVGDKITFTAYVRAASGTGTPTGYLRINVDAVTFATVPLNETGQATVTWTARTPGKFRFKARYLGDEVYLPSSSDALSEKVIGPPTRIDAVSSSHQKAIYGSKFAAPLIALVKDIDGTPVSGVKITFSGAGIKFSSATAVTGANGEASVDATAEASGNLTAEASVSGVSAPATFALTATRAQLTVTAKSVSVPVGHAIPTLTSSIAGFVNGDKPTVVTGDAREVTHARQGSPAGVYTIEIGKGTLEASDYTFNFVDGTLTITSSTP